A genomic region of Podarcis raffonei isolate rPodRaf1 chromosome 13, rPodRaf1.pri, whole genome shotgun sequence contains the following coding sequences:
- the TNFSF13 gene encoding tumor necrosis factor ligand superfamily member 13, producing the protein MGRQCNNLFPVARILEDGFATEIWWKPFLQQGRALELSGRDVVVRHMGLYFVYSQVLFHDPTFTMGQVLWRKAPGKPGQILFRCVQSMPPNPEKAFNSCYSGGVFHLQPGDRLNLRIPRFNASFDLTVHGTFLGFLRL; encoded by the exons ATGGGACGGCAGTGTAATAATCTTTTTCCTGTCGCCCGCATTTTAGAAGATGGATTTGCCACAGAAATATGGTGGAAGCCTTTCCTCCAGCAAGGCCGAGCCCTGGAGCTCAGCGGACGGGACGTGGTGGTGAGGCACATGGGGCTTTACTTCGTTTACAGCCAG GTGCTGTTCCATGACCCCACCTTTACTATGGGGCAGGTGCTGTGGCGGAAAGCTCCTGGGAAGCCCGGCCAAATCCTGTTCCGCTGCGTCCAGAGCATGCCCCCAAACCCAGAAAAGGCCTTCAACAGCTGCTATAGTGGAG gGGTTTTCCACCTGCAGCCTGGAGACCGGCTGAACCTCCGCATCCCTCGTTTCAACGCATCCTTTGACCTGACTGTCCACGGGACCTTCCTGGGGTTTCTCCGTCTATAG